A portion of the Acidobacteriaceae bacterium genome contains these proteins:
- a CDS encoding sulfatase-like hydrolase/transferase gives MSQSPNSRRSFLKKSVAAALTVGASQVEVTTAAAATTKKKPAPNIVLYLADQFRWDFVGANRLNNSTRTPNLDALAARGKNFTQAVTNQPVCAPARSVLFTSRYATETGVWHNGLPLNKSLPTLAGELRKAGYSANLIGKWHLAPGKAQGGGPGAVPAAERGGFDDLWEGSNSIEGTTHPYEGTIWDRDNQPIEYKDEYRVDFLTDRAERFLRQKHDRPFFLFISQLEPHQQNDRGTPVAPNGVADTFKNITVPEDLRAQPGIWQSQLPDYYGCISAIDTSVGRVRRVLEEEGLAENTIFVFISDHGCHFATRNKEYKRSTHNSSIRVPLIIDGPGFRGAQQVPELIGLIDVAPTLLEAAGVAVPASWKGRSAYALLNDSAAREHWKQEQFIQISESMTARAIRTPDWTYCVADLSGSSTSPAAESYTEYQLYDQRGDPHELINLAGRQEYRKKADELRERLKELLRAAGEGEPVIRSAALYP, from the coding sequence ATGTCTCAATCACCGAACTCCCGTAGGTCATTTCTCAAAAAGTCGGTCGCCGCTGCACTCACGGTTGGGGCAAGCCAAGTCGAAGTAACCACGGCTGCAGCTGCCACAACGAAGAAGAAGCCGGCACCGAATATAGTGTTGTATCTGGCTGACCAGTTCCGCTGGGATTTCGTCGGAGCGAATAGACTCAACAACTCTACGCGTACGCCGAATCTCGATGCGTTGGCAGCGAGAGGGAAGAACTTTACTCAAGCGGTGACGAACCAGCCGGTGTGTGCTCCTGCGCGTTCGGTTTTGTTTACTAGCCGTTATGCGACGGAAACCGGAGTGTGGCACAACGGTCTTCCGCTCAACAAGTCGCTTCCTACGTTGGCTGGTGAGCTACGCAAGGCCGGGTACTCGGCAAATCTCATCGGTAAGTGGCATCTTGCACCCGGGAAGGCTCAAGGTGGTGGGCCGGGCGCTGTGCCTGCTGCCGAGCGCGGTGGCTTTGACGATTTATGGGAGGGAAGCAATTCGATTGAGGGCACCACGCACCCTTACGAAGGCACGATATGGGATCGCGACAATCAACCTATCGAATACAAGGATGAGTACCGCGTCGACTTCCTCACGGACCGTGCGGAGCGATTTCTTCGTCAGAAACATGACAGGCCATTCTTCCTGTTCATCTCGCAGCTAGAGCCGCATCAGCAGAATGATCGAGGCACGCCGGTCGCACCAAATGGTGTGGCGGATACGTTCAAGAACATCACCGTGCCGGAGGACCTGCGCGCGCAGCCAGGAATCTGGCAGTCGCAACTTCCCGACTACTACGGCTGCATCTCGGCTATCGATACTTCGGTGGGGCGAGTACGTCGCGTGTTGGAAGAAGAGGGCTTAGCGGAGAACACGATCTTCGTCTTTATCAGCGATCATGGCTGCCACTTCGCTACTCGCAACAAGGAATACAAGCGCAGCACGCACAACAGTTCGATTCGAGTGCCGCTCATCATCGATGGTCCGGGTTTTCGTGGAGCACAGCAAGTGCCGGAGCTGATTGGACTGATTGATGTTGCGCCTACGTTGCTGGAGGCAGCAGGGGTAGCGGTGCCGGCCTCGTGGAAGGGCCGCAGTGCGTATGCGCTTCTGAATGACTCTGCAGCACGTGAGCATTGGAAACAAGAGCAGTTCATCCAGATCAGTGAGTCGATGACGGCTCGTGCTATTCGGACGCCGGATTGGACATACTGCGTCGCCGACCTGAGCGGTTCAAGCACTTCACCTGCGGCGGAGAGTTACACGGAGTATCAACTCTATGATCAGCGCGGAGACCCCCATGAACTTATCAACCTCGCAGGTAGGCAGGAATATCGAAAGAAAGCAGATGAACTGCGCGAGCGACTCAAAGAGTTACTAAGGGCCGCTGGTGAAGGCGAGCCTGTAATACGGTCTGCGGCTTTATATCCCTAG
- a CDS encoding glycosyltransferase family 1 protein: MTRYYTAVCDGLRERGVELNVPLVSSKCDFHTPLSRRTLWLHRIPFAVRVMDYLSRRLFRRAVRQGQYDVILFTSPEFDSRFLDERADAPFLMVVHDLMTCVTAPDGLFDAAGPGMTSLLYAACRASLVLCISNDTRDALLKQVVVDPRRVVVVPTGNLLASARATPTTSKLPEKFLLFVGERSGRKGFYSLVRALQPILQEYPDLQLVCTGRLSHTEEDYLSRWGLGGGVTAVVADDSTLVALYQRAFALVYPSLYEGFGLPVLEAMHFNCPVITTQEGALREIAGSAALFVDPFAVDSSAPSSIESAVRKLLEEPETRQEYIARGAAQAALFRVPQMMDAFRDALVRAAKDD, translated from the coding sequence TTGACTCGTTATTACACGGCTGTTTGCGATGGCTTACGCGAGCGCGGAGTGGAGCTGAACGTTCCTCTGGTCTCCAGCAAATGCGATTTCCATACGCCGCTTTCCCGCCGCACGTTGTGGCTGCACCGCATTCCCTTTGCGGTTCGCGTGATGGACTATCTTTCTCGGCGCCTGTTTCGGCGTGCCGTGCGACAAGGCCAGTACGACGTCATCCTGTTCACGTCGCCCGAGTTTGACTCCCGCTTTCTGGACGAGAGGGCAGACGCACCGTTTCTGATGGTCGTGCATGATCTGATGACGTGCGTGACCGCACCGGATGGGCTCTTTGACGCCGCAGGCCCTGGCATGACCAGCCTCCTCTACGCCGCTTGCCGGGCAAGCCTCGTGCTCTGTATCTCAAACGACACGCGCGACGCGCTGCTCAAGCAGGTTGTGGTGGATCCTCGTCGCGTCGTCGTCGTTCCCACGGGAAACCTGCTGGCGAGTGCCCGCGCGACGCCGACAACCTCAAAGCTGCCAGAAAAATTCCTGCTCTTCGTCGGCGAACGCTCTGGTAGGAAAGGCTTCTACTCGCTCGTCCGCGCCCTGCAGCCCATCCTGCAGGAGTACCCCGATCTGCAACTCGTCTGTACCGGCCGGTTGAGCCATACCGAAGAGGATTACCTGAGCCGCTGGGGCCTGGGCGGAGGCGTCACCGCAGTTGTCGCAGACGACAGCACGCTGGTGGCGCTGTACCAGCGCGCCTTCGCACTGGTCTATCCGTCGCTCTATGAGGGCTTTGGTCTACCCGTCCTCGAGGCCATGCACTTCAACTGCCCCGTCATTACGACGCAGGAGGGAGCTCTGCGCGAGATTGCCGGTTCCGCCGCGCTTTTTGTCGATCCCTTTGCTGTCGATTCCTCTGCCCCGAGCAGCATCGAGTCGGCTGTTCGCAAGCTGCTCGAAGAGCCGGAGACGCGTCAGGAGTACATTGCGCGTGGGGCCGCACAGGCCGCTCTGTTCCGCGTCCCGCAGATGATGGACGCCTTTCGCGATGCGCTCGTGCGAGCTGCAAAGGACGATTAG
- a CDS encoding PSD1 and planctomycete cytochrome C domain-containing protein produces the protein MRLSSRWSHVAPSSFLVLSIVLGALALGSVISSGTVTVDAAEKPAAAPHATDAASYEKTVEPILKSRCYDCHSKDTRAAGGLLLDDRESILRGGRSGPAAIADKPDESLLIERIITSDDKKRMPKGDDALPEAEIAALRAWVAHDLPWSELKAQQDVMEKSKTPLIATAVAYPRAATAEQLAYFEKNVRPILVNRCYNCHSDAFKEAGGLRVDVGISIFAGGNTGPAIVPGHPEKSLLIERVKSSNEKQRMPQESKEALPAEEIAILERWIKDGAAWPDETEKLPQTPGRLAALYPKLKQSHWSWQPLTNPGVPVLQDAGWASGNIDRYVLAKLDEKHLAPVADADTGTLVRRITFDLTGLPPTPEEVRAFQRDHSPQAYAKLVDRLLASPRFGERWGRHWLDIARYGESSGPSRNMPYPNAWRYRDYVIDAVNRDVPYNRFLREQIAGDLLPASTPEERDRLLIATGYLALGPKDVNQRFKARYKMDNVDDLIDTVTRSTMAITVSCARCHDHKFDPIPTKDYYALAGIFTSTDDNVGLSSRMGGASLDYYDPKHLGYMSAASSVSIEDKAAKAKLQAEAASYRKQLDEMNAKREAALKLNPSLPPPSDEEKKHRLELRTHFIAARENLQLLEDKGEHGYGIHSMHDGVIADTTVRVRGVEERHGPTVPRGFLTVLSLPNTPTIPADHSGRLELADWIARPDNPLTTRVYVNRVWQHLFGRGIVVTQDNFGVTGGTPSDPALLDYLANDFVEQGWSTKKLIREIVLSHVYRLGSDAPAKNQNVDPENQYVWRHSPRRMDAEEIRDSILASAGDLDLHAVHGSPTMALRMIEVRDDGPAVASILKAADGSHYRSIYLPLLRDETPRSLAAFDPVTQTLIAGKREVTTVSKQSLFMLNSPFVREQSLELARNLLAHHGGHDGVRIAYEKVLGRDPSTAERKRVTAFLREYSATWARSNKRVARIAFQGQDKPNDPARIIREDGLAQDDEVEDAKAPPAQSAVTLDNAQEAAWSAFVQSLYGSAAFQFVH, from the coding sequence ATGCGATTGTCATCGCGTTGGAGCCATGTTGCTCCATCCTCATTTCTTGTGCTGTCGATCGTTCTTGGAGCCTTAGCTTTAGGTTCTGTCATCAGCTCTGGCACGGTTACTGTAGATGCTGCGGAGAAGCCCGCTGCGGCTCCGCACGCGACGGACGCAGCTTCGTACGAGAAGACGGTCGAACCGATTCTCAAGAGCCGTTGCTATGACTGCCACTCCAAGGACACGCGCGCCGCAGGTGGACTGTTGCTAGACGATCGCGAGAGCATCTTGCGCGGCGGGCGATCGGGACCAGCGGCCATCGCCGACAAGCCCGACGAGAGCTTGTTGATAGAACGCATCATCACGAGCGATGACAAGAAGCGCATGCCCAAGGGAGACGATGCTCTTCCAGAGGCGGAGATCGCAGCCCTGCGTGCCTGGGTGGCGCATGACCTGCCTTGGAGTGAGTTGAAGGCGCAGCAGGATGTGATGGAGAAGTCAAAGACGCCGCTCATCGCGACGGCCGTAGCGTATCCACGCGCCGCAACGGCAGAGCAGCTTGCGTACTTCGAGAAGAACGTGCGACCCATCCTCGTGAACCGCTGCTACAACTGCCACTCAGACGCTTTCAAAGAAGCTGGTGGCCTTCGCGTTGATGTTGGGATCAGCATCTTCGCCGGTGGTAACACCGGACCTGCGATCGTGCCTGGACATCCGGAGAAGAGCTTGCTCATTGAGCGGGTGAAGAGCAGCAACGAAAAGCAACGCATGCCGCAGGAGAGCAAGGAGGCTTTGCCTGCAGAAGAGATCGCTATCCTCGAGCGTTGGATCAAGGATGGCGCCGCTTGGCCGGATGAAACCGAGAAGCTGCCGCAGACGCCTGGTCGGCTTGCTGCACTGTATCCGAAGTTGAAGCAGAGCCATTGGTCATGGCAACCGCTGACCAATCCGGGCGTTCCCGTGCTTCAGGATGCTGGTTGGGCGAGCGGAAACATCGATCGCTACGTCCTTGCGAAGTTAGACGAGAAGCATCTGGCGCCGGTTGCCGATGCCGATACCGGCACGCTTGTGCGCCGAATCACCTTTGACCTGACTGGTTTGCCGCCTACACCGGAGGAAGTGCGTGCTTTCCAGCGCGATCATTCTCCGCAGGCCTACGCCAAGTTGGTGGATCGCTTGCTTGCCTCGCCGCGCTTCGGCGAACGGTGGGGAAGACATTGGCTTGATATCGCTCGTTATGGTGAGTCTTCGGGGCCCTCGCGCAACATGCCGTATCCGAACGCGTGGCGCTATCGCGATTACGTTATCGACGCGGTAAATCGTGACGTTCCGTATAACCGTTTTCTGCGGGAACAGATAGCAGGCGATCTTCTGCCTGCGAGCACTCCAGAAGAGCGTGATCGCCTGCTGATCGCGACCGGCTATCTTGCTCTGGGGCCGAAAGACGTAAACCAGCGCTTCAAGGCGCGCTACAAGATGGACAACGTCGACGATCTCATCGACACGGTGACACGCTCCACGATGGCGATCACTGTTTCCTGCGCGCGTTGCCACGACCATAAGTTCGATCCCATTCCGACGAAGGACTACTACGCGCTGGCGGGCATCTTCACCAGCACGGACGACAATGTTGGATTGAGCAGCCGTATGGGTGGCGCGAGCCTGGACTACTACGACCCGAAGCACCTTGGATACATGAGCGCCGCTAGCTCGGTGTCGATTGAGGACAAAGCGGCGAAGGCGAAGCTGCAGGCGGAGGCTGCAAGCTATCGCAAGCAGCTGGACGAGATGAACGCGAAACGTGAGGCTGCGCTCAAGCTCAATCCGAGTCTGCCTCCGCCATCGGATGAAGAGAAAAAACATCGGCTCGAGCTGCGAACACACTTCATCGCTGCACGTGAAAACCTTCAATTGCTGGAGGACAAGGGCGAACACGGCTATGGCATTCACAGCATGCATGATGGCGTGATCGCAGATACGACTGTGCGTGTGCGTGGCGTGGAGGAGCGCCATGGACCAACGGTTCCGCGCGGCTTCCTCACTGTGCTCTCGTTACCGAATACGCCGACCATTCCTGCAGATCATAGCGGGCGCCTCGAACTCGCTGACTGGATTGCGCGTCCGGACAATCCGCTGACAACGCGCGTGTATGTGAACCGCGTATGGCAGCATTTGTTCGGGCGGGGAATCGTGGTCACGCAGGACAACTTCGGCGTGACGGGAGGTACTCCTTCGGATCCAGCGTTGCTTGACTATCTTGCGAATGATTTTGTGGAGCAAGGATGGTCGACGAAGAAGCTGATTCGCGAGATCGTACTCTCACATGTCTATCGCCTCGGTTCCGATGCACCGGCGAAGAACCAGAATGTAGATCCCGAGAACCAGTATGTGTGGAGACATTCTCCACGCAGGATGGATGCGGAAGAAATTCGCGACAGTATTCTTGCCTCAGCTGGTGACCTGGATTTGCATGCGGTACATGGTTCGCCAACGATGGCTCTACGCATGATCGAGGTCAGGGATGATGGGCCGGCTGTTGCCTCGATCCTGAAAGCAGCGGACGGCAGTCACTATCGCAGTATCTATCTGCCGTTGCTTCGTGATGAGACGCCGCGTTCGCTGGCCGCTTTCGATCCCGTGACGCAAACGTTGATTGCGGGCAAGCGAGAGGTGACCACTGTGTCAAAGCAGTCGTTGTTCATGCTCAACTCACCGTTTGTGCGTGAGCAATCGCTGGAGTTGGCGCGGAATCTTCTCGCACATCATGGCGGACACGATGGAGTTCGGATCGCCTATGAAAAGGTGCTTGGGCGAGATCCCTCTACCGCAGAGCGGAAGCGTGTGACCGCGTTTCTGCGTGAGTACTCCGCGACCTGGGCGCGGTCGAACAAGCGCGTGGCCCGCATAGCTTTTCAGGGGCAAGACAAGCCGAACGATCCTGCGCGCATCATTCGTGAAGACGGTCTTGCTCAGGACGATGAGGTCGAAGATGCGAAGGCTCCACCCGCGCAGTCTGCCGTGACCCTAGATAACGCGCAAGAGGCTGCCTGGTCTGCATTCGTGCAGTCGCTGTACGGTTCTGCTGCGTTTCAGTTTGTTCACTAA